In one window of Chryseobacterium sp. JV274 DNA:
- a CDS encoding XAC2610-related protein encodes MKPLNISIVFCSFLLLLFFSCSGNPKPDKKGYFSEEKFVDSLNVGRKGKTKVEIEKFRHVKNGDVFVTLNFYDLKDIWVETKGSIFHTWELKNSFKFIKDGVTGLDVQISDFNNDGFNDMTYQSGIAGRGGNIVMTLFLYEPKNKDFIHIKNSDNYPNLSFNSKLNCINSVILTGSTTTAFLKIKKDSLDEFARVDVSDKIVVEEKDSTGKFKIIEEKLFKGKDDDFYKIFRNYKPLEY; translated from the coding sequence ATGAAACCTTTAAACATTTCTATTGTCTTTTGTTCTTTTTTACTTTTACTCTTTTTTTCCTGTTCTGGAAATCCGAAACCTGATAAAAAAGGTTATTTTTCTGAAGAAAAATTTGTTGATAGCCTGAATGTTGGACGGAAGGGTAAAACCAAAGTCGAGATTGAAAAATTCCGGCATGTCAAGAATGGTGATGTGTTTGTTACCTTGAATTTTTATGATCTAAAAGATATCTGGGTGGAAACTAAAGGTTCAATATTTCATACCTGGGAATTAAAGAACAGTTTTAAATTTATCAAAGATGGAGTAACCGGTTTAGACGTTCAGATAAGTGACTTTAATAATGATGGCTTCAATGATATGACTTACCAAAGCGGAATAGCTGGAAGAGGAGGAAATATTGTAATGACCTTATTTTTATATGAACCGAAAAATAAAGATTTTATCCACATCAAAAATTCAGATAATTATCCAAACCTAAGTTTTAATTCAAAACTAAATTGTATCAATTCTGTAATTTTAACAGGCTCTACCACAACCGCATTTCTAAAAATTAAAAAAGATTCTCTGGATGAATTTGCACGAGTAGATGTTTCTGATAAAATAGTGGTGGAAGAAAAAGATTCTACAGGCAAGTTTAAAATTATTGAAGAAAAACTATTCAAAGGAAAGGATGATGATTTTTATAAAATTTTTAGAAACTACAAACCTTTAGAATATTGA
- a CDS encoding bacteriocin-like protein — MKNLKKLSRHELRSLKGSGPNWSCVLNPCPPGSCCLPGRWPDIARACYICADS; from the coding sequence ATGAAAAACTTAAAAAAACTTTCAAGACATGAGTTGAGATCTCTTAAAGGATCCGGGCCAAACTGGTCTTGTGTCCTTAATCCTTGTCCTCCCGGAAGCTGCTGCCTTCCTGGAAGATGGCCTGATATTGCCAGAGCATGTTATATATGTGCCGATTCTTAG
- a CDS encoding DUF4241 domain-containing protein gives MIFFGFGVDAGLGCITDKEVLPFVDKFVDGIAVDNVYDDYFAELFSQSYKEHPNNQREAGDWINWTVPGTSYQIPMFASGFGDGSYPVYFAYDDNEEICGLYIQFIDIELALSDEDEDEDESEPDNFVFLKN, from the coding sequence ATGATTTTTTTTGGTTTCGGAGTAGATGCAGGTTTGGGGTGTATTACTGATAAAGAAGTACTTCCTTTTGTAGATAAATTTGTAGATGGAATAGCTGTCGACAATGTTTATGATGATTATTTCGCTGAGCTTTTCTCACAAAGCTATAAAGAACATCCCAATAATCAGAGGGAAGCAGGTGACTGGATCAATTGGACGGTCCCGGGTACCAGTTATCAGATTCCGATGTTTGCAAGTGGTTTTGGCGATGGTAGCTATCCCGTTTACTTTGCTTATGATGACAATGAAGAAATCTGTGGTTTATACATTCAGTTTATTGATATTGAGTTGGCTTTAAGTGATGAGGATGAGGATGAAGATGAGAGTGAACCTGACAATTTTGTTTTTCTTAAAAACTAA
- a CDS encoding DUF4241 domain-containing protein, with protein MNENWIQKWEEVKNILVCPTDLEAYFTSDKILGKKLETMEIGNVSLPSGKVVVRDPLVSLNANQSPYFIQTPKGNFPVTIAVVKSEDWGDRYAVVKVEFTKEKPVIYREALVGIEELEGVTEDDFFWFRSRCRFGVYY; from the coding sequence ATGAACGAAAACTGGATACAAAAATGGGAAGAAGTGAAAAATATTCTGGTTTGTCCTACAGATCTGGAAGCGTATTTTACTTCTGATAAAATTCTGGGAAAGAAATTAGAGACGATGGAAATTGGAAATGTTTCTCTTCCTTCCGGAAAAGTGGTAGTAAGAGATCCTTTGGTTTCTTTAAATGCAAATCAGTCACCTTATTTTATTCAGACTCCGAAGGGGAATTTTCCTGTGACTATTGCCGTGGTAAAATCTGAAGATTGGGGGGACAGGTATGCTGTTGTAAAGGTTGAATTTACCAAAGAAAAGCCTGTTATTTACAGAGAAGCATTAGTCGGGATTGAAGAATTGGAGGGGGTAACCGAAGATGATTTTTTTTGGTTTCGGAGTAGATGCAGGTTTGGGGTGTATTACTGA
- the paaZ gene encoding phenylacetic acid degradation bifunctional protein PaaZ codes for MEKLKNYIYGEWVEGTGNGMPLYNAVTGEQVAVSDTEGLNFEQALDYGRTVGYKNLSSMTFYDRGEMLKKVALYLLERKKKYYDLSYKTGATHVDSWVDIEGGFGTFFTYSGLAKRMLPNTSFWVDGDTQKISANGTFLGTHILTPSEGVSVQINAYNFPVWGMLEKLSTSLLAGVPSIVKPSPFGSYLTNAVFQDMIESGVLPEGAVQLVCGEPGNILDYVQDGDSVLFTGSAHTGRKLKSLPSIAGNAVRFNMEADSLNCSILGLEAKPGTPEFDLFIKEVRNEMTTKAGQKCTAIRRIIVPEHLIGDVQNALSKALDQTKIGNPLSRETKMGSLVGRQQYEEVLRKVNILKSETELVYDGKHELVDANYENGAFMSPKLFLNDKPFEKNISHDVEAFGPVSTLMPYKDAEEAAALAKRGKGSLVGSIISHDENFIAETSWKMASQHGRIFVLNRDNAKESTGHGSPLPTLMHGGPGRAGGGEEMGGLSGLHFFLQKTAIQGSPDVLKAITKIYQQGAEKKFSDKHPFQKYFEEVEVGDSLETAGRTVTDADIVNFSNVSWDHFYAHTDATSLSGTIFDKTVAHGYFILSAAAGLFVSGKKGPVIANYGLEECSFFKPVYAGDTITVYLTAKEKINRGVKGRNIPSGVVKWLVEVVNQRDEVVCVATILTLVAKQSPFIDLNVKNVQKMLNGLTESTPALWGKMSPQQMIEHLEQALLVSFGEPEAEKCFTPEENLEKWQDSLYNHRAMPKEFTAPFLPKDGSLPEPTHRNLEAAKQSFMDNLKKFVIYYKENPQAEHMNYVFGKLNKEMWELMHKKHFTHHFQQFGLI; via the coding sequence ATGGAAAAGTTAAAAAACTATATCTACGGAGAATGGGTAGAAGGTACCGGAAACGGAATGCCTTTGTACAATGCCGTTACAGGAGAACAGGTAGCTGTTTCCGACACAGAAGGGCTTAATTTTGAACAGGCTCTTGACTATGGAAGAACAGTAGGATACAAAAACCTTTCTTCAATGACTTTCTACGACCGTGGTGAAATGTTGAAAAAAGTAGCACTTTACCTGCTGGAAAGAAAGAAAAAATATTACGACTTATCATATAAAACAGGAGCTACACATGTAGATTCATGGGTGGATATTGAAGGAGGTTTCGGAACTTTCTTTACCTATTCCGGATTGGCAAAAAGAATGCTTCCCAATACATCATTTTGGGTAGATGGAGATACTCAGAAAATTTCAGCTAACGGAACTTTCTTGGGAACTCATATTTTAACACCTAGTGAAGGTGTTTCTGTACAAATCAATGCCTATAACTTTCCGGTATGGGGAATGCTGGAAAAGCTTTCTACTTCCTTATTGGCAGGTGTTCCTTCTATTGTGAAGCCATCTCCTTTCGGATCTTATCTTACCAATGCGGTATTTCAAGATATGATTGAAAGTGGAGTATTACCTGAAGGAGCTGTTCAGTTAGTTTGTGGAGAACCAGGAAATATTTTGGATTATGTACAGGATGGAGACTCTGTATTATTTACAGGTTCTGCCCATACAGGTAGAAAATTAAAATCTCTTCCTTCTATTGCAGGAAATGCAGTCCGTTTCAATATGGAAGCAGATTCCCTGAACTGTTCTATCCTTGGATTGGAAGCAAAACCGGGAACTCCGGAATTTGACTTATTCATCAAAGAGGTTCGTAACGAAATGACCACAAAAGCAGGACAGAAATGTACAGCGATCAGAAGAATTATCGTTCCGGAACATTTAATCGGTGACGTTCAGAATGCTTTGTCTAAAGCTTTGGATCAGACTAAAATCGGAAACCCATTAAGCAGAGAAACCAAAATGGGATCTTTGGTGGGAAGACAGCAGTACGAAGAAGTTCTGAGAAAAGTAAATATTTTAAAATCAGAAACAGAACTTGTCTATGACGGAAAACACGAGCTGGTAGATGCCAATTATGAAAACGGTGCATTTATGAGCCCGAAACTATTCCTGAACGACAAGCCTTTTGAAAAAAATATCTCTCACGATGTAGAAGCTTTCGGGCCGGTATCTACATTGATGCCGTATAAAGATGCTGAAGAAGCAGCTGCGTTGGCAAAAAGAGGAAAAGGAAGTTTGGTAGGTTCAATCATTTCTCATGACGAGAATTTTATCGCAGAAACCTCTTGGAAAATGGCCTCCCAACACGGAAGAATCTTTGTGCTGAACAGGGATAACGCCAAAGAAAGTACAGGCCACGGTTCTCCACTTCCTACATTAATGCACGGAGGTCCTGGTAGAGCTGGAGGTGGTGAGGAAATGGGCGGACTAAGCGGTCTTCATTTCTTCTTACAGAAAACAGCTATTCAGGGATCACCGGATGTACTGAAAGCAATTACCAAGATCTACCAGCAGGGAGCAGAGAAAAAATTCTCAGACAAACATCCTTTCCAAAAGTATTTTGAAGAAGTGGAAGTAGGAGATTCTTTGGAAACTGCAGGAAGAACTGTTACCGATGCAGATATTGTTAACTTTTCCAATGTTTCGTGGGATCATTTCTATGCCCATACTGATGCAACGAGTTTATCAGGAACCATCTTTGATAAGACGGTAGCTCACGGATATTTCATCCTTTCAGCAGCGGCAGGATTATTCGTTTCAGGTAAAAAAGGACCTGTTATTGCCAATTACGGATTAGAAGAATGTAGTTTCTTCAAACCTGTATATGCTGGAGATACGATCACTGTTTATTTAACAGCAAAAGAAAAAATCAACAGAGGAGTAAAAGGAAGAAACATTCCTTCCGGTGTTGTAAAATGGCTGGTTGAAGTGGTGAACCAAAGAGATGAGGTGGTTTGTGTAGCAACAATTTTGACATTGGTTGCAAAACAATCTCCTTTCATTGATCTGAATGTGAAAAATGTTCAGAAAATGTTGAATGGATTAACAGAAAGCACTCCTGCGCTTTGGGGAAAAATGTCTCCACAGCAAATGATAGAACATCTTGAACAGGCTCTTCTGGTAAGTTTTGGTGAACCTGAAGCAGAGAAATGTTTCACCCCGGAGGAAAATCTTGAAAAATGGCAGGATTCTCTTTACAATCATAGAGCAATGCCAAAAGAATTTACAGCTCCTTTCCTTCCGAAGGATGGCTCACTTCCGGAACCAACACACAGAAATCTGGAAGCCGCAAAACAATCATTCATGGATAACCTGAAGAAATTTGTGATCTATTACAAAGAAAATCCACAGGCAGAACACATGAATTATGTATTCGGAAAACTGAATAAAGAAATGTGGGAACTGATGCACAAAAAGCATTTTACGCACCACTTCCAGCAGTTTGGATTGATTTAA